In Thermococcus sp. JdF3, a genomic segment contains:
- a CDS encoding cobyric acid synthase: MGKALMVLGTSSGAGKSLLVTALCRIFSNLGYDVVPFKSQNMSLNSAPSIEGGEISRAQYLQAIACRKRPSVKFNPILLKPEGNMRSQVVFMGKPIGSVSARDYMLSRKEELFRKVMEVLDGLKEEHDLVIIEGAGSPVEINLRDYDIANTRVMLHAKAKGILVTDIDRGGSFASIVGTMELLNEREREAVIGFVFNKFRGDASLLRPGFEYLERRYGKPTLGVIPYVEHRLPEEDSLAEFPKVKGELHIQIVKLPHISNFTDFEPLHWANGVDYVTRAEEIKGDVIIIPGSKNTVEDLLWLRENGFEDAILEAHREGSFVVGICGGFQMLGEKITDTVESKRGTVRGIGLLPAKTFFGKVKRTNHLRAEVLWGPAKGMAVEGYEIRFGRSTSAKPFSVITAVNGVKTFEPEGAIGKRAFGTYLHGIFHNFTFTERFLNSLRAKRGLEPVSIEGWSIEEEIERFARVVERHLDVERILEELGV, from the coding sequence ATGGGAAAGGCCCTGATGGTGCTTGGAACCTCGTCCGGAGCCGGCAAGTCGCTCCTCGTTACCGCACTATGCCGGATTTTCTCGAACCTCGGTTACGACGTCGTCCCCTTCAAGAGCCAGAACATGAGCCTGAACTCCGCACCGAGCATAGAGGGCGGCGAGATAAGCCGTGCGCAGTATTTACAGGCGATAGCCTGCCGGAAGAGGCCGTCGGTGAAGTTCAACCCGATTCTGCTCAAGCCTGAAGGCAACATGAGGAGCCAGGTCGTCTTCATGGGGAAGCCAATAGGTAGCGTTTCGGCCAGAGATTACATGCTCTCCCGGAAGGAGGAGCTCTTCAGGAAGGTGATGGAAGTTCTCGACGGGCTCAAGGAGGAGCACGACCTGGTGATAATCGAGGGCGCAGGCAGTCCGGTCGAGATTAACCTGAGGGACTACGACATAGCGAACACCCGCGTCATGCTCCACGCAAAGGCCAAAGGGATCCTCGTTACTGACATAGACCGGGGCGGGAGCTTCGCCAGCATAGTGGGCACGATGGAGCTTTTGAATGAACGCGAGAGGGAAGCGGTAATCGGCTTCGTCTTCAACAAGTTCCGCGGGGACGCTTCCCTCCTCCGGCCTGGCTTTGAGTACCTGGAGAGGCGCTACGGGAAGCCTACCCTCGGCGTTATCCCCTACGTCGAGCACCGCCTACCGGAAGAGGACTCCCTGGCGGAGTTCCCGAAGGTGAAGGGCGAGCTCCACATTCAGATAGTAAAGCTCCCCCACATAAGCAACTTTACAGATTTTGAGCCCCTCCACTGGGCCAACGGCGTTGATTACGTCACCAGGGCGGAGGAGATCAAGGGCGACGTCATCATAATCCCCGGGAGCAAGAACACTGTCGAGGATCTGCTCTGGCTTCGTGAAAATGGCTTTGAAGATGCCATACTGGAGGCCCACAGGGAAGGCTCTTTCGTCGTCGGAATCTGCGGCGGCTTCCAGATGCTGGGCGAGAAGATAACAGACACCGTCGAATCGAAGCGCGGAACGGTCAGGGGCATCGGCCTTCTGCCGGCCAAGACCTTCTTCGGGAAGGTCAAGAGGACGAACCACCTGAGAGCAGAAGTTCTATGGGGGCCGGCTAAGGGAATGGCGGTTGAGGGCTACGAGATACGCTTCGGCAGGAGCACCTCTGCGAAGCCTTTCTCGGTGATAACGGCAGTAAACGGGGTGAAAACCTTTGAGCCTGAGGGGGCGATTGGCAAGAGGGCCTTCGGCACCTACCTGCACGGCATCTTCCACAACTTCACCTTCACCGAGCGGTTCCTCAACTCCCTCCGGGCGAAGAGGGGTCTCGAACCGGTTTCCATCGAAGGCTGGAGCATAGAGGAGGAGATAGAGAGGTTCGCAAGGGTCGTTGAGAGACACCTCGACGTGGAGAGGATCTTGGAGGAGCTGGGGGTTTAG
- a CDS encoding DUF4268 domain-containing protein: MVEIARLSTSSIKKVFSREEEFSDWLVENIEILEEKIGVELEDIEREYQIGNYFADIIARDTNNGAMVIIENQFGKTDHDHLGKILTYASGVDAKVIVWIAEKFSDEHKQALNWLNENTGQDIGFFGLEVKAVKIGDSPYAVDFDVVIMPNQWRKISRSAVDRLGPRQESYLDIWRRVLEVYGKNLRPQPRFRQVFGSGVSNVQYEWRIWEDKFAIGIYIGKPSSEENERIQRCLKEHVAEISRAMNVSPDNIQWEEPYGTTRGSKRMSIYYPLERSPFEMTEKEREALARRLASEMKKLEKATKKILQRCH, encoded by the coding sequence GTGGTAGAAATAGCCCGCCTGAGCACGTCCTCGATTAAAAAGGTCTTTTCTCGTGAGGAGGAGTTCAGCGACTGGCTGGTTGAGAACATTGAGATTCTCGAGGAGAAAATAGGTGTGGAACTTGAGGACATCGAGAGAGAATACCAGATTGGAAACTATTTCGCGGACATAATAGCCAGGGACACCAACAACGGGGCAATGGTTATCATTGAAAACCAGTTTGGAAAAACGGACCACGATCACCTTGGCAAAATCCTCACATATGCCTCGGGGGTAGATGCAAAGGTTATAGTATGGATAGCCGAGAAATTCTCAGACGAACACAAGCAGGCGCTGAACTGGCTGAACGAGAACACCGGCCAGGATATTGGGTTCTTTGGGCTGGAAGTAAAAGCGGTAAAGATTGGGGATTCCCCGTATGCGGTTGATTTTGATGTCGTTATAATGCCGAATCAATGGAGGAAAATCAGCAGGAGCGCAGTTGATAGACTTGGACCAAGACAGGAAAGTTATCTAGACATCTGGAGGAGGGTTTTGGAGGTTTACGGCAAGAATCTCAGACCCCAGCCCAGGTTCAGACAGGTATTTGGCAGTGGAGTTTCCAACGTTCAGTATGAATGGCGCATATGGGAGGATAAGTTTGCGATTGGGATCTACATCGGAAAGCCCTCCTCCGAAGAAAACGAGCGGATACAGAGATGCCTCAAGGAGCACGTCGCTGAAATCTCGCGGGCGATGAACGTATCTCCCGACAACATTCAGTGGGAAGAACCTTATGGGACCACTCGGGGCTCAAAGAGAATGAGCATCTATTATCCCCTCGAAAGGTCTCCCTTTGAAATGACAGAGAAAGAGAGGGAAGCACTCGCCAGGAGACTTGCTTCAGAGATGAAGAAGCTTGAGAAAGCCACTAAGAAGATACTCCAGAGGTGTCACTAA
- a CDS encoding NTP transferase domain-containing protein, which yields MIIIMAGGRSSRMGREKPVLKVGGRPMLLRVYGEAEKVGEVLVAVSRNAPKTRELCLREGIPIVETPGRGYVEDTLFLLREFGPFLSVSADLPFLKASDVMAIGEAFDGRTSLTGVLPLDRVPKDLHPLTYRGYAVIGLNAVGTEGEKFFELSNPLLALNVNTPGELKLAEGIAGLWKNHLRPSANSREVVEWKAQGRPSAVF from the coding sequence ATGATAATCATCATGGCCGGCGGGCGGTCGAGCAGAATGGGCCGGGAGAAGCCCGTCCTGAAGGTCGGGGGCAGGCCGATGCTCCTGCGCGTTTACGGGGAGGCGGAAAAAGTCGGGGAAGTGCTCGTTGCCGTCTCCAGAAACGCGCCGAAGACGAGGGAGCTCTGTCTCCGCGAGGGGATTCCCATCGTTGAAACGCCGGGCAGGGGCTACGTGGAGGACACCCTTTTCCTCCTCCGCGAGTTCGGGCCCTTCCTAAGCGTCTCCGCTGATTTGCCCTTCCTGAAGGCGAGCGATGTGATGGCCATAGGGGAGGCCTTCGACGGGAGGACGAGTTTAACGGGCGTTCTCCCACTTGACAGGGTGCCAAAGGACCTGCACCCCCTCACCTACAGGGGCTACGCGGTAATCGGCCTCAACGCCGTTGGAACCGAGGGAGAAAAGTTCTTCGAGCTGAGCAACCCGCTATTGGCTCTCAACGTGAACACTCCGGGGGAGTTAAAGCTCGCCGAAGGGATAGCGGGACTGTGGAAAAACCATTTAAGGCCTTCCGCGAACTCCAGGGAGGTGGTTGAATGGAAGGCTCAGGGTCGTCCATCGGCGGTTTTTTGA